The genomic segment AATCCTTCAAGATTGTCTAATTTAGTCTCCAAACTTTTTATTGTTTTCTTTTGCTCGTCTATCACTTGCAGAGATGTACTTAAATCAGAATGAGCAACATCATTTTCTTTGATTGAGTCAGTGCTATTATAATGAGTTGTTTTCTTCTCATTTTGATGTTGAGTTTTAGTAAATTGATCATCCAAAGCAGCCGTTACTTCTACTATAGGACGCCTAAATAATTTGAAAATCCCTTTAGGACTAATCTTTTTAATATTTAAAACTAAGGCATCCTTACCTAAATCATTTTTTACTTTTTCAATTGCCTCATATTCCGTTCTAGCTTCATATTTTCTTATCTTCACGTCAAACTCACCATCCCAATAGATTGCACTTCAATATTGGAATCAACTTCATTGTATGATAATACCACTAAATCAGGTGCAATCTGCTCAGTTAGTTTCTTGAAGTAAATTCTTACAATAGGTGATGTTAGTAAAATTGGCTGCTGCCCTATAGAATTAAAACGATTGATTTCACGGGTTAATTTTTCAAAAATCTGTTGAGTCGTCTGTGGATCCAAGGCTAAATAAGAACCTTGTTCCGACTGTTGTACAGCATCCATAACTTTTTGCTCTAACGATGGATCTAATGTAATAACATTATTTGCTTTCTGATTTAAAAACTTTTTAGAAATTGCCCTTCCAAGGCTTTGTCGAACATATTCAGTTAGCAAATCTGTATCTCTAGTTACTGTCCCATAATCCGCTAAAGTTTCAAATATTGTAACCAAATCTCTTATTGATACAGATTCTTTAAGTAAATTAGCCAAAACCTTTTGAATTTCTCCTATTCCTAAAATTTTCGGCACTAATTCATCAATAAGAGCAGGATGTTTTTCTTTAACATTATTGATAAGCGTTTGGACATCTTGTCTACTCAGTAATTCATGTAAATGCTTTTTGATGACTTCCGTTAAATGTGTAGCAATAATTGAAGGCGGGTCCACAACAGTATATCCCAGCATTTCTGCTTTTTCCCTTTGACTTTCTGATATCCACAAAGCAGGTAATCCAAAAGCAGGTTCAATGGTTTCTATTCCATCTATTTCCTCTTCAACATAACCAGGATTCATAGCCATATAATGATCAAACAGAATTTCGCCTTGAGCGACTTCAACGCCTTTTATTTTTATAATATATTGATTAGGACTTAGCTGAATATTATCCCTCAAACGTATGATCGGAACGATTGCACCCAGCTCTAATGCAATTTGTCTCCTGATCATTACAACCCTATCAAGTAAATCTCCACCTTGATTCACATCGGCAAGGGGAATAATCCCATATCCAAATTCTAATTCTATAGGATCAACTTGAAGGAGAGAAACAACATTTTCAGGTCTTCTTACTTCTTCAGCTTCTATGTCCTCAGTTGAAACTTCTTCACTAATTGTTTGGAGTTTAATATTTTTTTCAATGGAATTAGCCCCTGCAATAAGCAATATCCCTACTGGAACCATTATATACCAGGGTAATGGTGTTGTAATTCCTAAAACAATTAACGTTCCTCCTGCAATTTGAAATACCATAGGGGTACTTCCAAGTTGTTTAAATAAATCACTACTCATCTCAGATTCAGTAGCTGTTTTAGTTACGAGTATTCCGGTAGCTGTCGAGATCAAAAGTGATGGTATCTGGCTTACTAACCCATCACCTATTGTTAAAATAGTATATACTTGAAGTGCTTCGGAAAGAGGCATCGGTTTTCCTGTTGTAATTCCTGTAGTTCCTAAAATAAGTCCTCCAATAATATTAATAAAGGTAATAATAATTCCGGCAATGGCATCATTTTTTACAAACTTACTGGCACCATCCATCGCACCATAGAATTGAGCTTCTTCCTGTATTTTCTTTCTTCTAGCTTTTGCCTCTGCTTCGTCAATTAGTCCAGTATTTAAATCCGCATCTATAGCCATCTGTTTTCCTGGCATTGCGTCTAAAGTAAATCTTGCAGATACTTCCGCTACACGCTCCGCTCCTTTAGTGATAACCAAAAATTGAATAATAACAATAATGATAAATACAACTGCACCAAGGACTATATTTCCACCCGCAACGAAACTTCCGAATGCA from the Defluviitalea raffinosedens genome contains:
- the flhA gene encoding flagellar biosynthesis protein FlhA; protein product: MKSGNMFLGAFVISIIMMIIIPLPQWVLDIFFTINIAVALIILLNTLFSKEATDMSMFPSILLITTLFRLALNISSTRSILGEGYAGEVVNAFGSFVAGGNIVLGAVVFIIIVIIQFLVITKGAERVAEVSARFTLDAMPGKQMAIDADLNTGLIDEAEAKARRKKIQEEAQFYGAMDGASKFVKNDAIAGIIITFINIIGGLILGTTGITTGKPMPLSEALQVYTILTIGDGLVSQIPSLLISTATGILVTKTATESEMSSDLFKQLGSTPMVFQIAGGTLIVLGITTPLPWYIMVPVGILLIAGANSIEKNIKLQTISEEVSTEDIEAEEVRRPENVVSLLQVDPIELEFGYGIIPLADVNQGGDLLDRVVMIRRQIALELGAIVPIIRLRDNIQLSPNQYIIKIKGVEVAQGEILFDHYMAMNPGYVEEEIDGIETIEPAFGLPALWISESQREKAEMLGYTVVDPPSIIATHLTEVIKKHLHELLSRQDVQTLINNVKEKHPALIDELVPKILGIGEIQKVLANLLKESVSIRDLVTIFETLADYGTVTRDTDLLTEYVRQSLGRAISKKFLNQKANNVITLDPSLEQKVMDAVQQSEQGSYLALDPQTTQQIFEKLTREINRFNSIGQQPILLTSPIVRIYFKKLTEQIAPDLVVLSYNEVDSNIEVQSIGMVSLT